The following coding sequences lie in one Saccharopolyspora hordei genomic window:
- a CDS encoding glycoside hydrolase family 3 C-terminal domain-containing protein has translation MVVFSRRTFLSTSALLLAAGRPAAAAPGRCGERPWCDPGLPPDERAALLLREMTLQEKVSLLGGDELLGAIGGPDGHTGTGHGIERLGVPPVHYGDGPIGARQGEGTAMPATIALAAGFDRELAFRYGAAVANEIKCKGNDVVFGPTVDIARVPLAGRTFEGFGEDPYLTTRLSVPWIHGAHEEGLIVCVKHFAAYNQEGVLAVTGSRMTYDAVVDQRTLREVYLPPFEAAVREAGVGAVMGAYNKVNGQHACENQWLLNDVLKGEWGFRGYTIADYGATRRTGASLSNGLDFEPWPALVYSPAAISAALAAGSASTADVDDHAHRILRTMFAHGVFDRPPFPADDSLIDRDAHFALAARVAESGTTLLVNDGLLPLDAEALRGGRIAVVGDAADRFVQGGGSSSVTPFEVVTPRQGIEQRVGPDVTVDHHPGGDPRAAAEFARDADVAIVFAADLQSEFLDKPGLDVDAGLASFPPLDVGNPLVDQDAVVEAVVAANPNTVVVLETGGPVLTPWRDRVRALLEAWYPGANAGTALARVLFGDVDPGGRLPVTFPAREDDLPTAGDPERYPGVAERVHYSEGVFVGYRHYDEAGIEPAFPFGHGLSYTTFAYRDLRVHGRTVRASITNTGSRPGFAVPQLYLGVPSPSAQVRQPPKQLRGFRKVSLEPGETAEVLFELTERDLSYWDETTHSWRVAPGTVAVAVGESSRDIRLTAELQV, from the coding sequence GTGGTCGTGTTCAGCCGTCGTACGTTCCTGTCCACGTCAGCGCTGCTGCTGGCCGCCGGTCGCCCCGCGGCGGCCGCACCGGGGCGCTGCGGGGAGCGCCCCTGGTGCGACCCGGGACTGCCGCCGGACGAGCGCGCCGCGCTGCTGCTGCGCGAGATGACGCTGCAGGAGAAGGTCTCCTTGCTGGGCGGGGACGAACTCCTCGGCGCGATCGGTGGTCCGGACGGCCACACCGGGACCGGGCACGGCATCGAGCGGCTCGGTGTGCCGCCGGTCCACTACGGCGACGGCCCGATCGGTGCGCGGCAGGGCGAGGGCACCGCCATGCCCGCGACCATCGCGCTGGCCGCCGGGTTCGACCGGGAGCTGGCGTTCCGGTACGGGGCCGCGGTCGCCAACGAGATCAAGTGCAAGGGCAACGACGTGGTCTTCGGGCCGACGGTGGACATCGCCCGGGTCCCGCTGGCCGGCCGCACCTTCGAGGGCTTCGGCGAGGACCCGTACCTGACGACCAGGCTGTCGGTGCCGTGGATCCACGGGGCGCACGAGGAAGGGCTCATCGTCTGCGTCAAGCACTTCGCCGCCTACAACCAGGAAGGCGTGCTCGCGGTCACCGGTTCGCGGATGACCTACGACGCGGTCGTCGACCAGCGGACCCTGCGGGAGGTCTACCTGCCGCCGTTCGAGGCCGCGGTGCGCGAGGCCGGGGTCGGCGCGGTGATGGGTGCCTACAACAAGGTCAACGGACAGCACGCGTGCGAGAACCAGTGGCTGCTCAACGATGTGCTCAAGGGGGAGTGGGGCTTCCGCGGCTACACCATCGCCGACTACGGCGCGACCAGGCGCACGGGGGCCTCGCTGTCCAACGGCCTGGACTTCGAGCCCTGGCCCGCGCTGGTGTACTCGCCGGCGGCGATCTCGGCGGCGCTGGCGGCGGGTTCGGCCAGCACGGCCGACGTCGACGACCACGCGCACCGCATCCTGCGGACCATGTTCGCCCACGGGGTGTTCGACCGCCCGCCGTTCCCGGCGGACGACTCGCTGATCGACCGGGACGCGCACTTCGCGCTGGCCGCGCGGGTGGCCGAGAGCGGGACGACGCTGCTGGTCAACGACGGGCTGCTGCCGCTGGACGCCGAGGCGCTGCGAGGCGGGCGGATCGCGGTCGTCGGGGACGCGGCGGACCGGTTCGTGCAGGGCGGTGGTTCGTCGTCGGTCACGCCGTTCGAGGTCGTCACGCCGCGCCAGGGCATCGAGCAGCGGGTGGGCCCGGACGTCACGGTGGACCACCACCCGGGCGGTGACCCGCGTGCGGCGGCGGAGTTCGCGCGCGACGCCGACGTGGCGATCGTGTTCGCCGCCGACCTGCAGTCGGAGTTCCTGGACAAGCCCGGCCTGGACGTCGACGCGGGCCTGGCGTCGTTCCCGCCGCTGGACGTGGGCAACCCGCTGGTCGACCAGGACGCGGTGGTCGAGGCGGTGGTGGCGGCCAACCCGAACACGGTCGTGGTGCTGGAGACCGGCGGACCGGTGCTCACCCCGTGGCGGGACCGCGTCCGCGCCCTGCTGGAAGCGTGGTACCCGGGCGCGAACGCGGGCACCGCGCTGGCGCGCGTGCTGTTCGGCGACGTCGATCCCGGCGGCCGGCTCCCGGTCACGTTCCCGGCCCGCGAGGACGACCTGCCGACCGCGGGCGACCCGGAGCGCTACCCGGGTGTGGCCGAGCGGGTGCACTACTCCGAGGGCGTGTTCGTCGGGTACCGGCACTACGACGAAGCCGGCATCGAGCCCGCCTTCCCGTTCGGGCACGGCCTGTCCTACACCACGTTCGCCTACCGGGACCTGCGCGTGCACGGCCGGACCGTGCGCGCCTCGATCACCAACACCGGCAGCCGCCCGGGCTTCGCGGTGCCGCAGCTCTACCTCGGTGTGCCGTCGCCGAGCGCGCAGGTCCGCCAACCCCCGAAGCAGCTCAGGGGCTTCCGCAAGGTCTCCCTGGAGCCGGGGGAGACGGCGGAGGTGCTCTTCGAGCTCACCGAGCGGGACCTGTCCTACTGGGACGAGACGACGCACTCCTGGCGCGTGGCGCCGGGGACGGTGGCGGTGGCCGTCGGTGAGTCCTCCCGCGACATCCGCCTCACCGCGGAGCTGCAGGTCTAG